From a single Endozoicomonas euniceicola genomic region:
- a CDS encoding ISKra4 family transposase, whose product MNASYANTLDFQFFSPAQDHFNSMIRHLESACLQEHGTTEEYIRTNGDELLRLMFQGYLDKQAEDEERAVSVTPSDGIPRNHIRQNTSRVLTTVFGKITVKRFAYSQRNVSNEFPLDAGLNLNNDQYSDGVRKRVVTDAIDRSYDNVVKRHRENCPGIVGKHQAIKLVEGTAQDFVEFYEQRTIEDEQTDDLLVLSFDGKGLVMLPDGLREATRKNAEKSKKKCQTRLSPGEKKDRKRMAMVATVYTVRANPRSPESIMNSEKKADNVVKFRPPIRNKRVWASVERDGETVIEEAFDEALKRDPERKRQWVVVVDGHPHQLKMIERVARRKQVKTSIVMDFIHVLEYLWKAAHCLHDKGDKSIEKWVEQQALKILHGQSGWVARGIKQSATKRKLKNREAIDKCAGYLQKNRDRLCYDKALRSGFPIASGVIEGACRHLINDRLDITGARWSLQGAEAILKLRSINSSGDWDEYWSYHHSCSKKRNYGELVVNRASS is encoded by the coding sequence GTGAACGCATCTTACGCTAATACTCTCGACTTTCAATTTTTTTCTCCTGCACAGGATCACTTTAATAGCATGATCCGCCACCTCGAATCTGCCTGCCTGCAGGAACATGGCACAACTGAAGAGTACATTCGAACCAATGGGGACGAGCTGCTTCGGCTAATGTTTCAGGGCTATCTCGATAAACAGGCTGAAGATGAAGAAAGAGCAGTGTCTGTCACTCCCTCTGACGGCATACCTCGTAACCATATTCGTCAAAATACCAGCCGGGTTCTCACCACGGTGTTTGGCAAGATAACGGTCAAACGGTTTGCTTATAGCCAGCGCAATGTCTCCAACGAATTCCCACTGGATGCCGGGCTCAACCTTAATAACGACCAATATTCTGATGGTGTACGCAAGCGTGTGGTCACGGATGCTATTGATCGTTCTTATGACAATGTCGTCAAACGGCATCGTGAAAATTGCCCCGGCATAGTTGGCAAGCACCAGGCAATAAAGCTGGTTGAAGGCACAGCTCAGGATTTTGTCGAATTCTATGAACAACGAACCATAGAAGATGAGCAAACAGATGATCTATTGGTTCTGAGCTTTGATGGGAAAGGTCTGGTCATGTTGCCAGATGGGTTAAGGGAAGCGACCCGCAAGAATGCAGAGAAAAGCAAGAAAAAATGTCAGACACGTTTAAGTCCGGGAGAAAAGAAAGACCGGAAGCGTATGGCTATGGTGGCGACTGTTTACACTGTGCGGGCAAACCCACGCTCACCAGAGTCCATCATGAACTCTGAAAAGAAAGCGGACAATGTCGTCAAATTTCGACCTCCAATACGCAACAAGAGGGTTTGGGCCAGTGTTGAGAGGGACGGAGAAACAGTCATCGAAGAAGCCTTTGATGAGGCTCTCAAGCGTGACCCGGAACGAAAACGACAATGGGTTGTCGTGGTCGATGGGCATCCGCATCAACTGAAAATGATTGAAAGAGTCGCCCGCAGAAAACAGGTCAAAACCAGCATCGTAATGGATTTCATTCATGTGCTGGAATATCTGTGGAAAGCCGCTCATTGTCTGCATGATAAAGGTGATAAATCTATTGAGAAATGGGTTGAGCAGCAAGCACTGAAAATTCTTCATGGGCAGTCGGGCTGGGTAGCCAGGGGCATAAAGCAAAGTGCCACGAAACGAAAATTGAAGAATCGGGAAGCTATTGATAAATGTGCTGGCTATCTGCAAAAAAACAGAGACCGGCTTTGCTACGATAAGGCGCTGCGCTCAGGCTTTCCTATTGCCAGCGGAGTGATTGAAGGCGCTTGCCGACATTTGATAAATGACCGTCTTGATATAACAGGCGCACGATGGAGCCTGCAAGGCGCGGAAGCCATTCTGAAGCTTCGCTCAATAAACTCCAGTGGAGACTGGGATGAATACTGGTCATATCACCATTCGTGTTCTAAGAAACGAAATTACGGTGAGTTGGTGGTGAATAGGGCTTCGTCGTAG
- a CDS encoding putative adhesin, translated as MNPIAVLRPAPEMHKQLLDGKLNLFGLNWHGESVQNLIILAHGGIKKSNALKVSRHITIPAWTTLFFYAPAGFVLFTKDGLSKLMRGKYPPLEAVLPNEKTPNYELFFDGKEDSLKEVAIHMNLINSRYDFTPSFARHPFRVYDVVTTEPSGPKGISLKEVLNVLYRTGHPYQKIHCLFCRSIYGAERQDYRPGYHNPPFRSE; from the coding sequence ATGAATCCGATTGCTGTTTTACGCCCAGCCCCCGAAATGCACAAGCAGTTACTGGATGGAAAACTCAACCTGTTTGGTTTGAACTGGCATGGAGAGAGTGTCCAGAACCTGATTATTCTAGCCCATGGAGGAATAAAAAAATCTAATGCTCTCAAGGTTAGTCGACATATTACCATTCCCGCATGGACAACCTTGTTTTTTTATGCGCCTGCTGGCTTTGTACTTTTTACTAAGGACGGTTTGAGTAAGTTAATGAGAGGAAAATACCCCCCCCTGGAGGCTGTATTGCCCAATGAAAAGACACCCAACTATGAGCTGTTCTTTGATGGTAAAGAGGATTCTTTAAAGGAAGTGGCGATTCATATGAACCTCATTAATAGCCGATATGATTTTACCCCATCCTTTGCCCGGCACCCGTTCAGAGTCTACGACGTTGTCACCACAGAACCGTCCGGTCCCAAAGGCATTTCCCTGAAGGAAGTTCTCAATGTGCTTTATCGCACAGGCCATCCCTACCAGAAAATCCATTGCCTGTTCTGTCGCAGTATTTACGGAGCAGAGCGTCAGGATTACAGACCTGGTTATCACAATCCTCCATTCCGTTCTGAATAG
- a CDS encoding undecaprenyl-diphosphate phosphatase, with the protein MDFLQIIILALIQGITEFLPVSSSGHLILPAQLLGWSDQGLAFDVAVHIGTLAAVIGYFRNDILKIAIDWLGSLVGRGSTFNSRLGWYLIFATIPAVAFGFALKAIGLDEAMRTIGVIAGTTLIFGALLGWADLKGQRIQPLEKLTFKQAMIIGFAQAIALIPGTSRSGITMTAGLMLGLTREAAARFSFLLSIPVILGAGSLLTLDLVKETAPVDWSVLFGGAVVAAVSAWVCIHYFLAFINRIGLMPFVIYRFCLGAVLLWVMLG; encoded by the coding sequence ATGGATTTTCTGCAAATCATTATTCTTGCGTTGATACAGGGTATTACCGAGTTTCTGCCGGTCTCCAGCTCAGGACATCTTATTCTTCCGGCACAGTTGTTAGGCTGGAGCGATCAGGGGCTGGCCTTTGATGTGGCGGTTCATATCGGTACGCTGGCTGCTGTTATTGGTTATTTCCGTAACGATATTCTCAAAATCGCCATCGACTGGCTTGGCTCACTGGTGGGCAGAGGCTCAACCTTTAACAGCCGTTTGGGGTGGTACCTGATTTTCGCCACCATTCCGGCGGTGGCTTTTGGCTTTGCCTTGAAAGCCATCGGGCTTGATGAAGCCATGCGAACGATTGGCGTGATTGCCGGAACCACTCTGATTTTCGGTGCGCTACTTGGCTGGGCTGATCTTAAAGGACAACGTATTCAGCCCCTGGAAAAACTGACATTTAAACAGGCAATGATCATCGGTTTTGCCCAGGCGATTGCCCTGATTCCGGGGACTTCCCGTTCCGGTATTACCATGACCGCCGGTTTAATGCTGGGATTGACCCGGGAGGCTGCCGCCCGCTTTTCTTTTCTGTTATCCATTCCGGTTATTCTTGGAGCTGGCTCCCTGCTCACCCTTGATCTGGTTAAAGAGACTGCTCCGGTGGACTGGTCGGTACTGTTCGGTGGTGCAGTGGTTGCGGCTGTCAGTGCCTGGGTCTGTATTCATTACTTTCTGGCATTTATTAACCGTATTGGTCTGATGCCGTTTGTTATTTATCGATTCTGCCTCGGAGCGGTTCTGCTTTGGGTGATGCTGGGCTGA
- a CDS encoding class I SAM-dependent methyltransferase, producing the protein MSFSLYIDCSGLVEGLEKYHCLKNLHDKVPCSEWVTDTRSLPKGSLILGFEEDVLCLCRAGDKEKPVFVDFVGGKAGHRRKFGGGKGQDIAKAVGLNKGVTPHVLDGTGGLGRDAFVLATLGCSVTLIERSPVIAALLQDGIDRARLAPEVAAIANRMKLINEDSRQAMQTMAADSQQFDVVYLDPMFPHREKSALVKKEMRIFQDLLSGDPDADELLAPAEALAAYRVVVKRPKHAPDLSDKEPTYRLEGKACRYDIYAFKAFGKDK; encoded by the coding sequence ATGTCCTTTTCTCTTTATATTGATTGTTCCGGTCTGGTTGAAGGGCTGGAAAAATATCATTGCCTTAAAAACCTGCATGATAAAGTACCATGCTCTGAATGGGTGACTGATACCAGAAGCTTACCTAAAGGCTCATTAATCCTGGGTTTTGAGGAGGATGTGCTCTGCCTGTGTCGTGCCGGTGATAAAGAAAAGCCAGTGTTTGTTGACTTTGTTGGCGGTAAGGCAGGGCATCGCCGCAAGTTTGGTGGTGGTAAAGGGCAGGATATTGCCAAAGCAGTCGGTTTGAATAAAGGCGTAACCCCTCATGTGCTTGATGGTACAGGAGGGTTGGGACGTGATGCGTTTGTGCTCGCCACTCTGGGTTGTTCTGTGACTCTGATTGAACGTTCGCCGGTCATTGCGGCTCTGCTACAGGACGGTATTGATCGGGCAAGGCTGGCTCCGGAGGTTGCCGCTATTGCCAACCGTATGAAACTGATAAACGAAGACAGTCGTCAGGCTATGCAAACCATGGCTGCCGATAGTCAACAGTTTGATGTCGTTTATCTTGACCCGATGTTTCCGCATCGGGAAAAGTCGGCACTGGTGAAAAAAGAGATGCGTATTTTCCAGGATTTGCTGAGTGGCGACCCTGATGCTGATGAGCTGCTGGCACCGGCAGAAGCTCTGGCGGCATACCGGGTGGTGGTTAAACGCCCGAAGCATGCGCCAGACCTTTCTGACAAAGAACCAACGTATCGTCTGGAAGGCAAAGCCTGCCGTTATGATATTTATGCCTTCAAAGCATTTGGTAAAGATAAATAA
- the plsB gene encoding glycerol-3-phosphate 1-O-acyltransferase PlsB, with protein sequence MHKPITLSRYVFHSLRKLLALVTKPTVQNNSAEALGLQPDKPVCYVLRNRSLSDLLMLENVCRKAGLPRPYAYIDADAREGDRAHFFLTRQEGLILQRERPKHSDTLKNLLQQVEEQEGSDVQIVPVSVFWGRAPDKEHSALKLLFDWNFSLGGRFRKFIAILLHGRQSMVHFNPAMSLREIVDEGQDHPRTLRKVGRILRVHFRQLRESVIGPDLSHRRNLVNTLIHTPQIRQAIEAEAAAHDITLVEAEQKARSYANEIASDYSYPVLRFLDIVLTWFWNKQYDGVSINNVEKIRDLAQTHSIVYVPCHRSHIDYLLLSYVLYYEGLTPPHVAAGINLNMPVVGTILRKGGAFFMRRTFRGNPLYSNVFHEYMHTLSTRGFPIEYFVEGGRSRTGRTLNPKTGMLSISMRSYVRDSRKPVTFVPVYIGYEKLLEVKTYLGELRGKSKKKESPLDVFSTLAALRDQFGKAWLNFGDPIDLGTLLDKQVPDWEDHTSVNEKPAWLKDATNQLAFNIASGINSAAVLNPINLVAMALLSSPRHALGEQELVLLLDTYCRIMSRCPYSAKTVMTDLDGHAMLRYAEKLNVVTKISDSLGDVYSLDEKTAVAMTYYRNNVLHMFAVPSLLCCLFVNNDCLTLREIYRVCTILYPYLKAELFLHWSEQGFMRVVRKWLNTLVDEGLITVDSDRVYYQPEQSSSKYVMLTVLSRAISQTIERFYMVISLLISNGSGSIEQETLENQSRDLAQRLSIIHGLNAPEFFDKALFKGFIGQLRLNGVLDICQTNKLNFGEEVVMVAEEAFKVLTSEVRHSILQTTKSQPVPVLEPDQQ encoded by the coding sequence ATGCATAAACCCATTACACTCAGCCGCTATGTTTTTCACAGTTTGCGTAAACTGCTCGCACTGGTGACAAAACCTACCGTTCAGAACAATAGCGCTGAAGCCCTTGGTCTTCAGCCTGACAAGCCGGTTTGTTACGTTCTGCGCAACCGCTCCCTGTCTGACCTGCTGATGCTGGAGAACGTCTGCCGCAAAGCCGGCCTGCCTCGACCCTACGCCTACATTGACGCTGATGCCAGAGAGGGCGACCGGGCTCACTTTTTCCTGACCAGACAGGAAGGTCTTATCTTACAACGGGAACGTCCAAAGCATTCCGACACTCTGAAAAACCTGCTGCAACAGGTGGAAGAACAGGAAGGCAGTGACGTACAGATTGTTCCCGTCAGCGTGTTCTGGGGCAGAGCCCCGGACAAAGAGCATTCAGCCCTTAAACTTCTCTTCGACTGGAATTTCAGCCTGGGTGGCCGGTTTCGCAAGTTTATCGCCATCCTGCTGCATGGCCGTCAGTCCATGGTGCATTTCAATCCAGCCATGTCTCTGCGCGAGATTGTTGATGAAGGCCAGGACCACCCGCGAACCCTGCGTAAAGTTGGCCGGATACTGCGGGTACATTTTCGTCAGCTGCGTGAATCGGTGATAGGCCCCGACCTGTCCCACCGTCGTAACCTGGTCAATACCCTGATCCATACGCCACAGATTCGCCAGGCCATTGAAGCGGAAGCAGCAGCCCACGACATCACACTGGTCGAAGCAGAACAGAAAGCCCGCTCCTATGCCAACGAAATCGCGTCGGACTATTCTTACCCGGTGCTGCGCTTTCTGGATATCGTGCTGACCTGGTTCTGGAATAAACAATACGACGGCGTTTCGATTAACAATGTCGAAAAAATCCGCGATCTGGCCCAAACCCACAGCATTGTTTATGTTCCCTGTCATCGCAGCCATATCGACTACCTGCTGCTGTCGTATGTTTTGTACTATGAAGGCCTGACACCTCCCCATGTTGCCGCAGGCATTAACCTGAATATGCCGGTGGTCGGCACTATTTTGCGTAAAGGCGGTGCCTTCTTTATGCGCCGAACCTTCCGTGGCAATCCGCTATACAGCAATGTGTTCCATGAATACATGCACACTCTGTCGACCAGAGGCTTCCCGATTGAATACTTCGTGGAAGGTGGCCGTTCCCGCACCGGGCGAACCCTGAATCCGAAAACCGGTATGCTGTCGATCAGTATGCGCAGCTATGTTCGTGACAGCCGCAAGCCAGTGACCTTTGTACCGGTGTATATCGGTTACGAAAAACTGCTGGAAGTGAAAACCTATCTCGGAGAATTGCGTGGCAAGTCCAAGAAAAAAGAATCCCCTCTGGACGTTTTCAGCACCCTTGCCGCGCTTAGGGATCAGTTTGGTAAAGCCTGGCTGAACTTTGGTGACCCCATTGACCTGGGAACCCTGCTGGACAAGCAAGTGCCGGACTGGGAAGACCACACGTCGGTCAACGAAAAACCAGCCTGGTTGAAAGACGCTACCAATCAGCTGGCTTTTAATATCGCCAGTGGTATCAACTCCGCAGCCGTTCTGAACCCAATCAACCTGGTGGCGATGGCGTTGCTGTCCTCTCCCCGGCATGCGCTGGGCGAGCAGGAGCTGGTTCTGCTGCTGGATACTTACTGCCGTATCATGAGCCGGTGTCCATACAGTGCCAAAACGGTCATGACCGACCTCGACGGCCATGCCATGCTGCGTTACGCGGAAAAACTGAATGTTGTTACCAAAATCAGCGACTCTCTGGGTGATGTGTACAGTCTGGACGAAAAAACCGCCGTCGCCATGACCTATTATCGCAACAACGTATTACACATGTTCGCTGTGCCATCGTTGCTGTGCTGTCTGTTTGTCAACAACGACTGTTTGACCCTGCGTGAAATCTACCGCGTCTGTACGATTCTGTACCCTTACCTGAAAGCGGAACTGTTCCTGCACTGGAGTGAGCAGGGCTTTATGCGAGTCGTGCGCAAGTGGTTGAACACTCTGGTGGACGAAGGGCTGATTACCGTTGACAGCGACAGGGTCTACTACCAGCCAGAACAGAGTTCATCCAAATATGTGATGCTGACGGTTCTGTCCCGTGCTATTTCCCAGACCATTGAACGTTTCTACATGGTCATCAGTCTGCTGATCAGTAATGGCAGTGGCTCCATTGAGCAGGAGACTTTGGAAAACCAGAGCCGCGATCTGGCTCAGCGCCTGTCCATCATTCACGGTCTGAATGCTCCTGAGTTCTTTGATAAAGCCCTGTTCAAAGGCTTTATCGGGCAGCTACGCCTGAACGGTGTACTGGACATCTGTCAGACCAACAAGCTGAACTTTGGCGAAGAGGTTGTGATGGTGGCTGAAGAAGCCTTCAAGGTACTGACCAGCGAAGTGCGCCACAGTATTCTGCAAACCACGAAAAGTCAGCCGGTGCCTGTCTTGGAACCGGATCAGCAGTGA
- the dapE gene encoding succinyl-diaminopimelate desuccinylase: MTSETLQLAMDLISRASVTPEDKGCQELMISRLEPLGFKVERLRFGEVDNIWLRKGNTAPVLAFAGHTDVVPTGPEDKWGNPPFSPIIDDEGMLHGRGAADMKGSLAAMVTACEAFLKESPDHEGSIAFLITSDEEGPARNGTIKVVEHLEARYEKIDWCIVGEPSSTRLVGDVIKNGRRGSMHGHLVIKGIQGHVAYPHLAKNPVHEVAVALSELTGEIWDNGNDYFPPTSFQIWQIHAGEGASNVIPGKCQVNFNFRFSPEVTAGQLQQRVLAILDAHALDYDIEWHISGQPFLTRPGALVDATRDAIRAITGRAAGLSTSGGTSDGRFIAPTGTQVVELGPVNATIHKVNECVKASDLDDLSQIYQGILTRLLTDKH, translated from the coding sequence ATGACCTCTGAAACCCTGCAACTCGCCATGGATTTGATCAGCCGCGCTTCCGTCACTCCGGAAGATAAAGGCTGCCAGGAACTGATGATCAGTCGGCTGGAACCTTTAGGGTTCAAAGTAGAGCGATTACGCTTTGGCGAGGTAGATAATATCTGGCTGCGCAAAGGCAACACTGCCCCTGTTCTCGCTTTTGCCGGTCATACCGATGTGGTTCCCACCGGTCCCGAAGACAAATGGGGCAACCCACCCTTTTCACCCATCATTGACGACGAAGGCATGTTGCACGGTCGGGGTGCAGCCGATATGAAGGGCAGCCTGGCCGCCATGGTCACCGCCTGCGAAGCTTTTCTGAAAGAATCTCCTGACCATGAAGGTTCCATCGCTTTTCTGATCACCAGTGATGAAGAAGGGCCCGCCAGAAATGGCACCATCAAAGTGGTTGAGCATCTGGAAGCCCGTTATGAAAAAATCGACTGGTGCATCGTTGGGGAGCCTTCCAGCACCCGTCTGGTTGGCGATGTGATTAAAAATGGTCGTCGCGGTTCCATGCACGGTCATCTGGTGATAAAAGGTATTCAGGGACACGTGGCGTACCCGCATCTGGCTAAGAACCCGGTACACGAAGTGGCTGTGGCGCTTTCTGAGCTGACTGGCGAAATCTGGGACAATGGTAACGACTACTTTCCGCCCACCAGTTTCCAGATCTGGCAGATTCATGCGGGCGAAGGGGCCAGCAATGTTATTCCGGGTAAATGCCAGGTAAACTTCAACTTCCGCTTTTCTCCGGAAGTCACTGCCGGACAGCTGCAACAACGTGTGCTGGCTATCCTGGACGCCCACGCACTGGACTATGACATTGAATGGCATATCAGTGGGCAACCCTTCCTGACCCGTCCCGGCGCTCTGGTTGACGCTACCCGTGATGCTATCAGGGCGATTACCGGCAGAGCTGCCGGGCTGTCCACTTCCGGCGGAACGTCTGATGGTCGATTTATCGCGCCAACAGGTACCCAGGTGGTTGAACTGGGACCTGTGAACGCCACCATTCACAAAGTCAACGAGTGTGTTAAAGCGTCTGACCTTGATGATCTGAGCCAGATTTATCAAGGCATTCTGACTCGCTTGCTGACCGATAAGCATTAA
- a CDS encoding DUF2628 domain-containing protein, producing the protein MKTFKIYKHDEYGYEAVKVGFSWPGFVFNSVWFLYKQLWFYAVLFFITSILLSVAVADYNPVIQYVLLIFLAILAGVKGNKWREKKLERNNYQLVKAIPSESAEEAIERIENEKNSSSVEYNQNNALKENIKGITLGKVAIFFISAFFVIILECLLFGFLYYVLEFKAVPKGLFWLAAPIFIGLACTRYDVLVSEFIAKTSDKGKQIFWRGNSFSRFIILSPLIWMIFVGAYILVFDPYEGWFSSEDKKNLIKFIVTPPLLLVVCYLLYIKLINPPKKKERS; encoded by the coding sequence ATGAAAACATTCAAAATTTATAAACATGATGAATATGGCTATGAAGCCGTGAAAGTAGGGTTTTCATGGCCTGGTTTTGTTTTCAACTCAGTATGGTTTCTTTATAAACAGCTTTGGTTTTATGCTGTATTATTTTTTATCACCTCAATTTTACTATCAGTAGCGGTAGCTGACTACAACCCTGTGATACAGTATGTACTGCTTATATTTTTAGCCATTTTAGCTGGTGTCAAAGGGAATAAATGGAGAGAAAAGAAGTTAGAAAGGAATAATTACCAACTTGTTAAAGCTATACCTTCTGAAAGTGCTGAGGAAGCAATAGAACGAATCGAAAATGAGAAAAATTCAAGTTCAGTAGAATATAATCAGAACAATGCTTTGAAGGAAAATATAAAAGGGATTACTTTAGGGAAGGTCGCTATATTTTTTATTTCTGCATTTTTCGTCATAATCCTAGAGTGCCTACTTTTTGGTTTTTTATATTACGTGCTTGAATTCAAAGCTGTTCCTAAAGGTCTGTTTTGGCTTGCTGCGCCAATATTTATTGGTTTAGCTTGTACAAGATATGATGTGCTAGTTTCAGAGTTTATCGCTAAAACATCAGATAAAGGTAAGCAAATATTTTGGCGTGGTAACTCATTTTCTAGATTTATCATTTTAAGCCCATTAATATGGATGATATTTGTTGGTGCTTATATTCTGGTATTTGATCCGTATGAAGGCTGGTTTAGCAGTGAAGATAAGAAGAATCTTATTAAATTTATAGTAACCCCACCACTTTTATTAGTTGTTTGCTATTTGCTTTATATAAAACTGATAAACCCTCCAAAAAAGAAAGAACGAAGCTAA
- a CDS encoding class I SAM-dependent DNA methyltransferase: MAKKPAKKASPSSKKGFEETLWDSANKLRGSVESSEYKHIVLSLIFLKFISDKFEDRRAVIGNEYGADFVDMVDFYTMENVFYLPEESRWSFVLKHAKQNDIAVKIDTALHDIEKNNPQLAGALPDNYFSRLGLDGSKLSALIDTINNIETMANECHMTEEDLVGRVYEYFLGKFAASEGKGGGEFYTPKSVVTLIAEMIEPYKGKIYDPCCGSGGMFVQSIKFVDSHKGNRKDISIYGQEYTSTTYKLAKMNLAIRGIAANLGDVAGDTFFKDQHPDLKADFIMANPPFNQKQWRQASELSDDSRWDGYETPPTGNANYAWIMHMISKLSDNGTAGFVLANGSMSTITNTEGDIRQKIIENDLVDCMIALPGQLFYTTQIPVCLWFLTKNKKTDTEHGYKSREEETLFIDARQMGSMVSRTNKELTAEDIAEIARTYHAWRGEKDAGEYEDKAGFCKAATLEEIKANDYVLTPGRYVGAAEIEDDGIPFETKMKELSQTLYQQMQDADKLDAVIRQNLEVLGYGV, from the coding sequence ATGGCTAAAAAACCTGCAAAAAAAGCCTCCCCTTCATCAAAGAAAGGCTTCGAAGAAACCCTCTGGGACTCCGCCAACAAACTCCGTGGCAGCGTTGAATCCTCCGAATACAAGCACATTGTCTTAAGCCTGATCTTCCTGAAATTCATCAGTGACAAGTTTGAAGATCGCAGGGCTGTGATCGGGAACGAATACGGCGCTGACTTTGTGGATATGGTGGACTTCTACACTATGGAGAACGTCTTCTACCTGCCGGAAGAAAGTCGCTGGTCGTTTGTGCTGAAACACGCCAAGCAGAACGACATTGCGGTGAAGATTGATACCGCCCTGCACGATATTGAGAAGAACAACCCACAGCTGGCAGGCGCATTGCCGGATAACTACTTCTCCCGTCTGGGGCTGGATGGCTCCAAGCTGTCGGCGCTGATTGATACCATCAACAATATCGAGACCATGGCGAATGAATGCCATATGACCGAAGAAGACCTGGTCGGTCGTGTCTATGAATACTTCCTCGGCAAGTTTGCTGCCAGTGAAGGCAAGGGTGGGGGCGAGTTCTATACGCCGAAGTCAGTGGTGACGCTGATTGCGGAAATGATTGAGCCGTACAAAGGCAAGATTTACGACCCCTGCTGCGGTTCCGGCGGTATGTTTGTGCAGTCCATCAAGTTTGTGGACAGCCATAAGGGTAACCGCAAGGATATTTCCATCTACGGGCAGGAATACACCAGCACCACCTACAAGCTGGCGAAAATGAACCTGGCGATTCGGGGCATTGCGGCGAACCTGGGCGATGTGGCGGGCGACACCTTCTTTAAAGACCAGCACCCGGATTTAAAAGCCGACTTTATTATGGCGAATCCACCGTTTAACCAGAAGCAGTGGCGGCAGGCCAGCGAACTCAGCGACGATTCACGCTGGGACGGTTATGAAACCCCACCCACCGGCAACGCCAACTACGCCTGGATCATGCACATGATCTCCAAGCTGTCGGACAACGGCACCGCCGGTTTTGTGCTGGCGAACGGTTCCATGAGTACCATTACCAATACAGAAGGGGATATTCGTCAGAAGATTATTGAAAACGATCTGGTGGATTGCATGATCGCCCTGCCGGGACAGCTGTTCTACACCACCCAGATTCCGGTGTGCCTGTGGTTCCTGACCAAGAACAAAAAAACAGATACCGAGCACGGTTATAAAAGCCGTGAAGAGGAAACCCTGTTTATTGATGCCCGCCAGATGGGTTCCATGGTCAGCCGCACCAATAAAGAGCTGACCGCTGAGGATATTGCCGAAATTGCCCGTACTTATCATGCATGGCGTGGAGAGAAAGACGCTGGCGAGTATGAGGATAAAGCCGGTTTCTGCAAGGCGGCAACGCTGGAAGAGATTAAAGCCAACGACTATGTGCTGACACCGGGGCGCTATGTGGGTGCTGCCGAGATAGAAGACGATGGTATTCCCTTTGAAACAAAGATGAAGGAACTGAGCCAGACCCTTTACCAACAGATGCAGGATGCGGATAAGCTGGATGCTGTGATTCGGCAGAATCTGGAGGTGTTAGGCTATGGAGTTTAA